The following proteins come from a genomic window of Astatotilapia calliptera chromosome 11, fAstCal1.2, whole genome shotgun sequence:
- the LOC113031372 gene encoding cytochrome P450 4B1-like isoform X1 has product MKLTKTFAEFQLGWPHMHYVFVVLCVFVVVYKLTILLAKRREALRNFQAFPGPPPHWLFGHVLEFKQDGTDMDKVVKWGQEYSYVFPIWFGPFLSIIIIQHPDYAKTILTSSEPKDDFAYRFVEGWIGNGLLVSEGQKWFRQRRLLTPGFHYDVLKPYVKLMSESAETMLDKWESYASTNEPFELFKHMSLMTLDSIMKCAFSCYSNCQTEGGTNAYIKAVYDLSFLIDLRLRMFPYHNDLIFHLSPHGFRYRKARQVALSHTEEVIRKRREALKEEKELGQIQAKRYLDFLDILLFARDENQQGLSDEDMRAEVDTFMFEGHDTTASGLSFILYCLACNPEHQKICRKEIMEALHDKETMEWEDLSKIPYTTMCIKEALRLYPPVPGISRKTTKTVTFCDGRTVPAGSVVGIGVFGIHRNASVWENPNVFDPLRFLPENIAKRSPHAFVPFSAGPRNCIGQNFAMNEMKVVTALTLKRYQLIAEPTMKPKIIPRLVLRSLNGIHIKIKPLET; this is encoded by the exons atgaaactaactaaaactttCGCGGAGTTTCAGCTGGGCTGGCCTCACATGCATTACGTCTTTGTtgtgctctgtgtttttgtcgTGGTTTATAAATTAACAATTCTACTTGCGAAAAGAAGGGAAGCACTGCGGAACTTCCAAGCTTTTCCGGGGCCGCCGCCACACTGGCTGTTTGGACATGTTCTGGAG tttaAACAAGATGGGACCGATATGGACAAGGTAGTGAAATGGGGACAGGAGTACTCATATGTTTTCCCAATCTGGTTTGGCCCCTTTCTCAGTATCATCATTATTCAGCATCCAGATTATGCAAAAACTATCCTGACATCATCAG AGCCAAAAGATGATTTTGCCTACCGTTTTGTGGAGGGTTGGATTG GAAATGGGTTGTTGGTGTCAGAAGGTCAGAAGTGGTTCCGTCAAAGAAGGCTCTTAACGCCAGGTTTCCATTATGATGTTTTGAAACCATACGTAAAATTGATGTCAGAGTCTGCTGAGACTATGTTG GATAAGTGGGAAAGTTATGCAAGCACAAATGAGCCTTTTGAATTGTTTAAACACATGAGCCTCATGACACTGGACAGCATTATGAAGTGTGCCTTCAGCTGCTACAGCAACTGTCAGACAGAGGG TGGAACAAATGCATACATCAAAGCAGTTTATGACCTCAGTTTTCTAATTGACCTTCGGCTCAGAATGTTTCCGTACCACAATGACCTCATTTTCCACCTTAGCCCACATGGTTTCAGATACAGAAAAGCACGTCAGGTGGCCCTCAGTCATACAG AGGAAGTTATAAGAAAGAGGCGAGAAGCACTAAAGGAAGAGAAGGAGCTTGGACAAATACAGGCAAAGAGATAtttggactttctggacatccTTCTCTTTGCAAGA GATGAGAACCAGCAGGGTCTGTCAGATGAAGATATGCGGGCAGAAGTGGACACCTTCATGTTTGAGGGCCATGACACCACAGCCAGTGGCCTGTCTTTCATCCTCTACTGTCTGGCCTGCAACCCAGAACATCAGAAGATTTGCAGGAAGGAGATTATGGAGGCCTTGCATGACAAGGAAACCATGGAGTG GGAGGATCTCAGTAAAATCCCATACACTACAATGTGCATAAAAGAAGCTCTCCGCCTTTACCCCCCTGTACCAGGAATTTCCAGAAAAACCACCAAAACTGTAACCTTTTGTGATGGGAGAACAGTGCCTGCAG GTTCTGTTGTTGGAATAGGTGTATTTGGAATTCACAGGAATGCATCTGTCTGGGAAAACCCTAAT GTCTTTGACCCTCTGCGTTTCCTACCAGAGAACATTGCTAAGAGATCCCCTCATGCGTTTGTGCCCTTCTCAGCTGGGCCAAG AAACTGCATCGGTCAGAACTTTGCTATGAATGAGATGAAAGTGGTGACAGCTCTGACACTGAAGCGATACCAGCTCATAGCGGAGCCCACTATGAAACCCAAGATCATCCCCCGACTGGTTCTCCGCTCACTCAATGGCATCCACATCAAGATCAAACCTTTAGAGACTTAG
- the med18 gene encoding mediator of RNA polymerase II transcription subunit 18, translating to MEAPPVTVMPVTGGTINMMEYLLQGSVLDQALESLLHRLRGLCDNMEPETFTDHELVYLLKGQQGNPFILRARRSLSHPTAPWHLRYLGQSEVGDKSRHALVRNCVDVAATHSLPEFLNEMGFRMDHEFVSNGHIFRKGAMKIVVSKLSRILVPGNTENTEHLSLSYLVELSVLAPAGQDTVSEDMRSFAEQLKPLVHLEKIDPSKQRH from the exons ATGGAGGCGCCACCTGTTACTGTAATGCCTGTCACTGGGGGCACAATTAACATGATGGAGTATCTGTTACAAG GGAGTGTGTTGGACCAGGCCCTGGAAAGCCTCTTGCATCGCCTTCGAGGTCTGTGCGACAACATGGAACCTGAGACTTTTACTGATCATGAGTTGGTTTACCTTCTCAAAGGCCAGCAAGGAAATCCCTTCATTTTGCGTGCCCGCCGTTCCCTCTCCCACCCAACTGCTCCATGGCACCTACGCTACCTTGGTCAATCTGAAGTGGGAGACAAGAGTCGCCACGCTTTGGTACGCAACTGTGTTGATGTTGCTGCCACTCACAGCCTTCCGGAGTTCCTCAATGAGATGGGCTTCCGCATGGACCATGAGTTTGTCAGCAATGGACACATATTTCGTAAAGGTGCAATGAAAATTGTGGTCAGTAAGCTGTCACGCATACTTGTACCAGGGAATACAGAAAACACTGAGCATCTATCACTTTCATACCTGGTGGAGCTGAGTGTGTTGGCTCCTGCAGGACAAGACACTGTGTCAGAGGACATGCGCAGCTTTGCTGAACAACTCAAACCCCTGGTTCACTTGGAAAAGATTGACCCTAGCAAACAGAGACATTAG
- the LOC113031372 gene encoding cytochrome P450 4B1-like isoform X2 — protein sequence MKLTKTFAEFQLGWPHMHYVFVVLCVFVVVYKLTILLAKRREALRNFQAFPGPPPHWLFGHVLEFKQDGTDMDKVVKWGQEYSYVFPIWFGPFLSIIIIQHPDYAKTILTSSEPKDDFAYRFVEGWIGNGLLVSEGQKWFRQRRLLTPGFHYDVLKPYVKLMSESAETMLDKWESYASTNEPFELFKHMSLMTLDSIMKCAFSCYSNCQTEGGTNAYIKAVYDLSFLIDLRLRMFPYHNDLIFHLSPHGFRYRKARQVALSHTEEVIRKRREALKEEKELGQIQAKRYLDFLDILLFARDENQQGLSDEDMRAEVDTFMFEGHDTTASGLSFILYCLACNPEHQKICRKEIMEALHDKETMEWEDLSKIPYTTMCIKEALRLYPPVPGISRKTTKTVTFCDGRTVPAALPSSLISP from the exons atgaaactaactaaaactttCGCGGAGTTTCAGCTGGGCTGGCCTCACATGCATTACGTCTTTGTtgtgctctgtgtttttgtcgTGGTTTATAAATTAACAATTCTACTTGCGAAAAGAAGGGAAGCACTGCGGAACTTCCAAGCTTTTCCGGGGCCGCCGCCACACTGGCTGTTTGGACATGTTCTGGAG tttaAACAAGATGGGACCGATATGGACAAGGTAGTGAAATGGGGACAGGAGTACTCATATGTTTTCCCAATCTGGTTTGGCCCCTTTCTCAGTATCATCATTATTCAGCATCCAGATTATGCAAAAACTATCCTGACATCATCAG AGCCAAAAGATGATTTTGCCTACCGTTTTGTGGAGGGTTGGATTG GAAATGGGTTGTTGGTGTCAGAAGGTCAGAAGTGGTTCCGTCAAAGAAGGCTCTTAACGCCAGGTTTCCATTATGATGTTTTGAAACCATACGTAAAATTGATGTCAGAGTCTGCTGAGACTATGTTG GATAAGTGGGAAAGTTATGCAAGCACAAATGAGCCTTTTGAATTGTTTAAACACATGAGCCTCATGACACTGGACAGCATTATGAAGTGTGCCTTCAGCTGCTACAGCAACTGTCAGACAGAGGG TGGAACAAATGCATACATCAAAGCAGTTTATGACCTCAGTTTTCTAATTGACCTTCGGCTCAGAATGTTTCCGTACCACAATGACCTCATTTTCCACCTTAGCCCACATGGTTTCAGATACAGAAAAGCACGTCAGGTGGCCCTCAGTCATACAG AGGAAGTTATAAGAAAGAGGCGAGAAGCACTAAAGGAAGAGAAGGAGCTTGGACAAATACAGGCAAAGAGATAtttggactttctggacatccTTCTCTTTGCAAGA GATGAGAACCAGCAGGGTCTGTCAGATGAAGATATGCGGGCAGAAGTGGACACCTTCATGTTTGAGGGCCATGACACCACAGCCAGTGGCCTGTCTTTCATCCTCTACTGTCTGGCCTGCAACCCAGAACATCAGAAGATTTGCAGGAAGGAGATTATGGAGGCCTTGCATGACAAGGAAACCATGGAGTG GGAGGATCTCAGTAAAATCCCATACACTACAATGTGCATAAAAGAAGCTCTCCGCCTTTACCCCCCTGTACCAGGAATTTCCAGAAAAACCACCAAAACTGTAACCTTTTGTGATGGGAGAACAGTGCCTGCAG CTCTCCCCTCGTCTCTCATCAGCCCATGA